The genomic window ATATACATTCTGATGGAACACAAAAGCTACATTGAAGGGAAAGTAGGGAAGGGGTGAAATAGTGATGACAATAGCTGAAAAGTTGAGAAAGGAAGGTAAATTAGAAGGTGAAAGAGAAGGGAAACTTGAATTTGCAATTAGAATATTAAGCAAAAGATTTGGTAACCAACTAACTGAAGAGATAAAAGACAAGATAAGAAAAGCAGATGAAAAAACGATAGATTACATAGGAGACAACTTGTTAGAAATAACTATAGAAGAACTAAAAGAATTATTGAAATAATTTCTGAAAAGACGCCCTCCATGGGCGTTTTTCAATGTGCGCCCAGCATGCGCAATAGCTAAGCGGTGAAAGTCCGCTGTGGACCAGATAGCGGGAACCACTAGTCGAAGGCAAGGGTGTCCATCGTGAGGTGGAATCTGAAGGAAGCCCAAGGCAAAGTCCCGGTCCGATGAATAAGAACCAGATACAAGGCTAAGTGAAGTGGACGAGTTTGCATTTCAAAACGAAGTCCAATAGCTATCCAGAACTTCACGGAGTAAATCTGGCGGATAGATGGGATGAAAGTTATTGCACTTACCTGGGGAGATCTCAAGAATACGCTGTTAAGGCAACCCATGCAGCAATGTATGGCTGAATCTTGAGAAGTCAGCAGAAGTCATAGTACTCATTGGAAGATGAGGAAGGACTGAACAACAGGAGGTTTCGAATCTTGAAAGATGCGAAGGGACACGGAAAAAGCATACAACTTCGATTAGAAGGTTTCCTACATGAAGATAAGGGAGAGCCTGAAAATAATGTAGAAGCGCCTAGTATAACTTCTACGTCTGAAGGAGGAAGAAACGATGATAAGGGATGCAGTGAAGGGATGCTTGAAAAGATATTATCCAAGGATAATATGAATAAAGCATACAAGAAGGTAAAGGCCAATAAAGGAGCCCCCGGAATAGACGGGATGAAAGTAGAAGAACTCTTTGGATATCTCAAACAACATGGAGAAGAATTAAGACAAGAGCTCCTTGAGGGAAGGTACACCCCGAACCCGGTAAGG from Petrotoga mexicana DSM 14811 includes these protein-coding regions:
- a CDS encoding DUF4351 domain-containing protein, with the protein product MTIAEKLRKEGKLEGEREGKLEFAIRILSKRFGNQLTEEIKDKIRKADEKTIDYIGDNLLEITIEELKELLK